Sequence from the Notolabrus celidotus isolate fNotCel1 chromosome 14, fNotCel1.pri, whole genome shotgun sequence genome:
GCTCTGAGCTGAGCGATGTGGGCACAGATTTACGACGTTTTGCATGACAAAGAATGATTTTTCATCACAGATCTGCATCACATGACTCTCCCTCATTTTCCCTTCTCTGCATGCTCTGGATTCTGCAGCAATTGTTGTCATGCATGATGAATCGTTCAATCACAGGTGTgactttgtctctctgtctctctctctctcttgcacacACAGTGTGAGAAAGATGAGGAGAGATGAGCTTATATTCTTTACATCTTCCTTCCATGGATTCAGTAAATTTAATTGTCTAATCAGTAAAGGACCAAGTCTCTACTTGagtctctgtgttcaggtcatTTGATGTGATGCAGGGTTCTTGTTACAGTCTGAACACCTGTCAGAGTGTCAGGTGAAGTACATGTCAGTGATAACCTCtgacttctcctctctcctctgccccAAACAGGCCAAGCTGATCGTCCCCAACAGCACAGCCGGTCTGATCATAGGTAAAGGTGGAGCTACAGTCAAGGCAGTGATGGAGCAGTCCGGGGCGTGGGTCCAGCTATCCCAGAAGCCCGAGGGCATCAACCTGCAGGAACGTGTCGTCACCATCAGCGGAGAGCCAGAACAGAATCGCAAAGCTGTTGAGATCATCGTCCAGAAGATCCAAGAGGATCCGCAGAGCTCCTCCTGCCTCAACATCTCCTACTCCAACATCACCGGCCCCGTCGCCAACTCCAACCCCACCGGGTCTCCGTACGCCAACTCCACTGAGGTCATGCCGGCCGCCGCAGCAGCCGCAGCAGCCACAGCTTCCTCTCTGCTGGGCCAGGCCAGCTTAGCCGGGGTAGGAGCCTTCCCGACCACCATGTCCAGCCTCTCAGGCAACGATCTGCTCGCCATCACCTCTGCCCTCAACACTCTGGCCAGCTATGGCTACAACACCAACTCCCTGGGCCTGGGCCTGAACCCTGCTGCAGCCTCAGGGGTGTTAGCTGCAGTAGCAGCTAATGCTAACCCAGCAGCAGCGGCCGCAGCAAATTTGTTAGCATCCTATGCTAGCGATGCATCCACCAGCGCAGGTCACCCAGCGGCCGCCCTCGGTGGCTTCTCCCTGGGGTCCCTGGCGGCAGCTACAGGGGCGACCAACGGTTACCTAAGCGCCGCGTCACCACTCGTGGCATCATCTCTACTCGCTACAGAGAAGCTCGCAGAAGGAGCAAAGGAAGTGGTCGAGATCGCCGTGCCAGAAAACCTGGTCGGAGCCATCTTGGGGAAAGGAGGGAAGACGCTAGTGGAGTACCAGGAGCTAACCGGTGCCAGGATCCAGATCTCCAAGAAAGGCGAGTTCATCCCCGGAACCCGGAACAGGAAGGTGACCATCACGGGCTCCCAGGCCGCCACGCAGGCCGCACAGTACCTGATCAGCCAGCGAATCACCTACGAGCAGGGGGTACGCGCCACCAACCCACAGAAGGTGGGCTAAACCTGACAGCCAATGAGAAAcgaggaggaaaagaggaaaaaaaaaagagtggggGCTTGGGGGAGGAGTATAAAAAAGTGAGAGTGAGAatggaaaaaggagaggagagcaagAATGTCAGAAGGAATCGTCCGCGCCGTTTTCCTCTGCGTGTTTTCAGTATtctctattaaaaaaaagttttttgacGCGGAGCAAAAATGTGCTGAGAAgacgaggagggagaggagcgaATTATCACGCTGAAAAaccaagaaaaaaatgtgtaacaTGTAAATAAGGTTTTATTACTTACCGTCTTGACCTTTTgggattttttattgttttgttttgtttagtaAATTAAGCTGTCTGTTTGTTCGTTTGTGTATTGTGTGGACAAAGCTGAATGCCATGTAGACAGGCCGACCGCCTGAGAGGCTACAGGAcgtggggggagggagggaggggcgtGGGGGGAGAAGGGTTTACACCAACAGGGTACAACCCTCCTCCCTCCAACCCTGAATCCCCTCTGAAGTAACCCCctgcccctccctcctcctacAGCCCCAAACCAACACCCTCCAGTAGGGGTTTGTTTTCTTCTAGATTTGATTTGCCCCTCAGAACCCTCGCCCCGCCTCCTCCAAAAAGCCCCTCTCACTACTtgcccccaccccccaccccaatTTATAAGGGTTTTATAATGAGCAAGACTGCAAACTTCAGCCTCGTGTGTGAGAGAAGAAACGACCTCGACTCCCCCCCGACACCTTTATTATTCCTCTCCCCCCTCACATATGATCTAACCTCCCCCCTCCTTTACCTCTGTCTGGGAGGACGGGTGAGGTGAACTAGAGGAAGGGGGGGATGTCGGGGGGGACAGAATCAGCTGGGCGTTTCttcatttgcacacacacacaccccccaaCCCCGCCCCCCACCTCCAACCCCCCCGTTTACCCTGTGATGTATCCCACAAGCAGTGCAGCGCCGCAGGGGTGTTACGACACGTAGCGCCCTCCATACGCAGCTCTAGTGTTTGAGATAGAAAGCCCCGGCGCACGCTGATGACCTCACGTAGTGCGAAAACCTAAAAATCAACGAGAGTGATACTGTGCAAGCTGcggcaaaacacacacacaggatctgTGGCATTTCCTTTTGCAGTCTGCTGTGATAATTCTGTTAATGATTTTGTCCTGATTATTATTACGATAGGATTCTCACCATCGTCATTATTTATTGATGAGTTCACCCAGAAAAGGCtcagttctttcttttttatctgtGAATTCAGGTTGACATGAATGTAAATGAGACTATTTTTGATTTgaatcttttgtttttaatttaagtgGATTGAAGATGAATAGTAATGTCACATAGTGTAATATATGTCTTATTTAAGTCCAGTAAGAAAGCCGCCCCAGGCATTAAGATCATTAGAGTGAAGGATCACCTTATATATATCCAGTCAGAAAGTAGAACagggaatacacacacacacatacgcacacacacactgaaacaaaaacactatGATGCCATATTTGGTGCTAGAAAAGGGAGTTCACCATATCTATGATGCAGACTGCAGTGAGACCTCTACTTCAGCAAGAATCTATCTGTAAACCACTCACACCACAGGCTGCAGTGCAGCGTTTTAGCAGCTATATTAACCTGAAACCTCCTGTTATCATGCTCAGCTAACCCAGCTCATGCTGCAGAATATCCCTGCTGTTCCTTATCTGTAGTAAAATGCCCTGTTACAGTTTGCCTACAATGTAAAAATTGTGACTGGAATGAATAATTGAGTTGAGCTGAGACTTGTTCTCAGATGAACTGCTACAGTCTGTGGACTCCAAAACCTTACGATGAACCACAGATCCAGTTAGAGCACTTAAGACTCACTACGTACTACTGAGAAACGCAAACATTGAgtcagaggaaacactgaaaacttgACGAGGGAACATTGTTCGTCCGGGGTCTGCTGCTAAATCTGCAAACCTCGCTTGTAGATTTTGCTATTTTCAGGCAGCGTGCATATCAGTAAGGGAGATAAACAGCTGATCTTTGCCCTTATCAAACATCCGTCCGCCCGCCTGCCCACGAAGTCAGGGGCAGACCAGGAGAGATCCCAACATACGTCTCTGCCTCCGGCAAACTGCAGGTCTCCCATGTTAACAGGTTCACTGCCCACTGTAGACCCAGGAGGCTgctgaaaatgtttcttttgttgttattttttttgtttgtgtcgtgtttttgttttttacaatcGGAGTACACTGAATTTTTTGTCTTAATGCACTGTGAAGCGAGTGAGCGGCTCTCGGCCTGTGAGGTCAGGGACGTGTGCTGTAGTGATTGGACGGCTTTCGTATGGCAGggatttcaaaaacaaaaaaaaaacaacacacatataTGAAATATATGTAGAATGCATATGAAGAACTTCAGCAGAAATGCACGTTTCATATCTGAATACTGAAGGAGGCGAAAGAGAGTAGGTCGATGAAGATGATCAATCAATGAGGTCAAGAGTTGAGATCAATGAGATTCTACTTTCCTGTTGTCCTGATCAAGTGTTTTGTAATGAGAGGGTGGGATGTCGGGGAGTGTTAGGTGTCCAGAAGCAGATTAAAGAGACTGGAACAAATTCTAAATTTACTTTTCTATCGCAGCTGTGTCTTTTTCATAAATTGATAATGTTCTGTTCATACGACGGGCTAATCCTGGACACAAACTCCAGCAGGAGTCCGAGTGTGATGGAAAGTAAAATGCCTAAAAAAATGAGGAGGGTGTGCATTTGATTTATTGACCTAAACAGCCTGGTGAGGGGAGGAAACTCCTCTTAAGATCTGACAAACCTTTTTGATTCTCTCAAACCAATCCGACCCAAAAATCCTCTGAATGTGTCACTCTGTGTTGGAGCGCCAGTGAGGGTTTATCTCCACCGCTTGGTAAGGAGGCTTCTTTACTCCCATCTAACACCATCCACACTCTCCTCACCCTCCCTCCCACCCGTCCTCCAGTGCACTCCCATCCTGACACACCCCCTCTCCTCCTACCACATCGCTCCATGGGTGACTATGTCTGGTGTTATGATCAATGCATGTCTGCTGCTTGCACCGACAAACGCCACAGATTGAGTTCTCTTCGGTGACGCAGCACCGTCAGAAATACAACCACCACACCTGCAGAGGAGGTCGTAGCTGAGGCCGGCAGGGCACGAAGGATCTGGAGTTTATTTTGTGACACTGAGTGTTTAACCTTGCTGCacagacataaaacaaacacatatcGTTAGGGAATATTTGAGCACTGATGGAGTTTAACTGGAGCTTTTGTTTGATATTATGTGGCTAACATCTTATTGAGGAAGATAGCATGCTTTTATTCAACTGTGGAGATGTGCTGTGCTGATTTTCCACTTTAGGACTGTTATATTTATCATTCATTAGAGGAACATGGTGAGGATTGGCTGCATTTATCCATCTTGAAGCAGTGTGCATCAaacgtgtttttgttttcactgctgCACCAATATTCATacactcaaaatgaagattttGATTAACATTGGTTGATTCAAACATCCCAAATTTCATAACAAAGTTTTGTGGTGTTATCCCCGTCAGGACTGGCCTAAATCTCAGAGTTTACTCACTTACTTTGGTGCAGCGCAGCACATTCAAAGTGGAATAACTGCATGTAAATCTCTGTTCTAGTTGTCAGCTGAGTAGACGGATTTCTTCATCTCATTAATTAACTCTTAAGTTAAATTTTTACGGCTTGTTTCGCATCTTTTTAAGCCAACCTCTTTTAGTTATCTTACTGTTTAGGGAGTCGAGATAAAATGTGACGAGTTCTGGAAGCAATACACGTAGTGGCATGTCGTCTTGTCCTGTCCTCTATCCTCTGTCTGCCGTAGGAGCTTTTGGATTTAcctgtagatgttgaataggtTTACACAAGTCAGGTTTTTTAATTTGTGGAAAATGCTGCTATTTAATAATAACTGATGTACTAAAATACAAGGTTAAAACATATCGAAATCTGTCCTTTAGCTGAAGTCTCAAGTGGCAGTGTAATACACGCTCTGTTATAAGCTGATGATAAGTTCATTATCGTGTAATTCTAACCTGAACAAGTTCAACCTGTGCCAAAATAGCTCTTTAAATGTGCTGGTTTTAACCACATTAGATAAGAGGAGACATAGTTTTATattaagaaaatgtgaaaagtgCCAAATGAAGcatatttataattaacataAGACAGAGGTAGTCCACGTGATGGTTTATAAAAACGATGTAGACTCGCAGTCTCAGTACAGCAGTTTGTTAAGCCCTCTCTGTTCCTGCCACACGAGGACAGACCGCCATGTTAGCCAAGTGTTAGCCAGTCCTCTGGGAACTACATGTCCCAGAATGCAACAGCACTATGACTCTGGGGCTAGACAAATCAACAAGCGATAGGTTATCATAACGATGCTCAAAAAAATGTGACTTGATAGCGTTCTTAAATACAGCCTTTTATAGTTagaatgaaaatgtattttgtggaAATAGATGTTATCTTTTTTGCACGTCTATATTGCATGATATCAAAGTGAAGCgtgaacacaaaaaaaaaggaaaaaaaaggaaagaaacaaaaaaaaaaagaagagacaaaaaaaaattggcagTGTGTGTCATCCATTTTTTGAGACGAATCTTTGCATGCCGATAAGGGTAGCgcattttgatattgttttaCACGCGTTCAAATGTTCGTTGTTCTTCGATGAGTCCTGGTGAACAAAATGTTTCTGACTTCACAACAGAGTATTTTGTGGTTGAGTTGTCAAACCGTCCTCGCGAGGATGAAACTCAAACAAACCTAAGACTATTTTGCTACTTGCTGAGCGAGCTTGTACTAAAACATTTCTCAGCTGCTGCCTAAcataggagaaaaaaaaaatcaggattaATTTTAAATGAAGACTGAGATTGTCCATGAATGTACTCACCTCTGCATAAGTTTGCATATCACTCCTCTGACCATGACGTGCAGTAGAGGCTTTCGTGTGTTTTCGTGTGTTTTTTGTACTCTAACATTACTAACCCTGGACGCGCTGTGTCGAGTATTACTCTGTTGTCTGTCCTTTGACCCCCCTATGCTCACAGCTCTGGCCTTGTCTTGTCATTGATATGCACCTTATTGACCTCAAATAAGACACGGAGCATCTCTGACCCCGCTCTGCTTCAGCGGGGTTTCCATAAAGAGAGTGTCTGTAaggaagagggagggaaaaaaaaatcccctcctTAACCTACAAATCTCCCCCAAAGAACACACACGAGGCTGTCTGGGTGTCCCTCGGGCGCCTCGCTGCAGAATTTGGGACAGATTGTGTTTTCACTCTGTTGATATGCAATCCAAGGCTCTGATCTCGGGGAGAGAAACAACAGAGAGCATTGCCAGTGTTTTTTCAAAGCGGTAATGTTTTGAATCctgatatctctctctcttgaatTCAAGTTTAATTCGATGCTTTATTGGCTTCGGTGTCAAAgataacaacaaaaagaaaaatgttgccAAAgtttctccacctctctctctctccttccttcttatGCAACCACAGTATTTTTTCGGTGCGGTCATGTTTTGTATCCTGACACATGTTGTCACAGGAAATGACCCACTTTCTATAAAATTCcccaaaagaacaaaaaaagtcaaactatCCGCTCCTCCTGACATGTTTGCACTAAACGTCCTGCTGTTACTGTGCACGGCGGGCCGAGCTGCGGGGGGTCAGTGTGCGAGACTACTGTAGATGTGTAGCCTTACTGTAGGTGTTTCCTCAGCGGTGTATTTAGATGTGCatgctcccctctctctctctctctttctccttctctctgtctgcttcagGTCGCTCCGTGCTCGTGCTGTCTGTGCTGCGACGTAGCCGGCTAGCCatgtctccctcttcttcttcttctctctttatttcaATGTTGTGATGTGTAGAGGAATGCAAACTTAACTCTCACCAGGTGACCTCATCGCTTCTCAGTGGGTGTGGCTCTTCGACATAGTCCCCTCCCCCTTTTCTCCACCGCCACCTCCACAAACCCACTCTCACCCACACCCACCACTGACCCTCCCACCTCTACGACATTTAATGGGacccctctctccctgttttccaccccctctgcctccctcccctccccccccaACTCGGGCCCCATCGAAGCACCAGCAACTGTAGACTGCATTTGTCATATCACTGTTTTTCTGTTCCttcttctctgttgtttttttcctggttTTTGATTTGTACTGTATGCTCTGTCTAACCGATAGACCAGTTTTAACAAAATGCCATTTTTGTGTGTAGCCTGTTTACCCctcccacatgcacacacacacatacacacacatacacacacacacactctctctctcttccatgcCCTCTCTTTTGCACTTTCACtgcccactcctcctcctcgcccaaacatacacacactttcctcctccgcctcccaCGAGTCTCTTCTCTCGAGTGCCAAAAtagaacagagaggaaaaaacaaaaacaaaaaaagacaacaacaacaactacaacaacaacaactaccaTTCCAAGCGTTTCTTTGAGTTGTTCTTGTGTGTCGGACATCCATCCTGGAAGCACCCATGAAGCCAGCATGCTCCGCCCTCATAACATGATGTCGCTCATGACGCCTCAACTTGAACAGCACCTtgccccccaccaccaccactcctcctcctcctcctcctcaccaccCCCCACAGAGCTAAACCCGACAAGGATTAACCCCTCTGCAGGTTGGCTACCTACCTACTGTCCTGCCTCTCAACCTACCTAAAAAAGCCCCACCGCTCATGCCAGCTGCTTTCCTAATCTGTCATCTCTTCAGCCTGTGGGACTTCATTGATTGTGTGCCATAGTGTTGGGGGCACCTTTCACTCTCCTCACCTCCCCCCTCTTTCTACCCCtcaccctttctctctctctatcccctcccctccctctctcgctctcgctcCATTTGATTTTTCTCGATGGGAAAGATTCAAAAACTCCATTTTctaatgatgattttttttgttgtcgtTTAACATCCAAACCACGCACGCCGCCACACGCACCGCCCCCGCGCGGTGGTGTGAGGAGTGTTTACGCACCGTCAGCTGCGCAGCCATCCTCTGTCTTCTTGAACTTTTTGAACTTTCACCCCCTCATGAACTTTTATTgaccttcttcctcctcctccttacccCCCTTCTGTGTTCATCCAACTGTTTGGACGATAACTCTCCATTCCATCCCCAAAACCTCTCTGAGACTGTGCAATGCTAGCTGATATGattggatttttttgtttgtttgtttgttgctcaTCATTGGGGACAATTCTCTGAGATATAAGtcgaaaaagaacaaaaaaaaaaaacatatgaaaggaaaaaaaaaaaaacatccaaaaaaaaaaagaaatgcagacaaacaaaaaaaaagaaaaacactaagCAACTGTTTCTCCacagtttcattttctttctctctcattgtAAATATTTTGTCAGATTTTTTGCCGAGCTGTAAAGAGAGAAGTGTTGAGCAGAAAGGGGCCGGCAGCATAAAGAGGTACTAGTGGATGCGATCATTACCCTTCATTCTACCTGTATCTGATAGTTAGGTCTGCCTGTATAATCGGCTATGCTAGTTCTACTGTGTTAACCTGTGCTGTTGTTATTAGTGTTGATTTACCTACTGTATTCGCTGTTTAGCTTCCATGTTGGCTAGCAACTCTTTAGAAACCTGTGCTCATCGAGTAATGATACTAACCTTGAGAAGTAGTCCGAGCCATTCTCAGCGTAGGCttgtttttgtacatttgttgatgttttctaGCCGTGAGTTGTAGTGGCGCTAGTATCTTTTATCATCCAGCCATAGTTATTGAAAATGCTTGGTCGTGTTAGAGACATATCATCGTGGAAAAACAGCTTGACTCGGCTCCTCCAGGTTGGGAAGAAAAAATCAAACCCAGGGAGGTGGACTTAAAaagaatcttttaaaaaaaacaaaacagaaagctcCTCCCGGGCTACAAAACGAGGAAGCTGAGCTGCTAACTcttgtgcaatacagtcctagTTTACATGACATTCAACAATAGTTTAAGGTTGTTAAACCTCTGCAGGGGATGCACAAACATCCGGCAGCCTGCAGAAAAACCAAACATGTGACATATCTCCACATTTCGCCTGTACATCGAGACATTTTGAAAGTATTACCGTGAGATTAGACTCCACCATTTCACCACATTGCTCTGAGCTCCACTCTTGATTTATGCTGCCTGCCCCATCGCCCTGAGAACACCACATGAGCTATTTATTTCTcagactattattattatactattaATAAATAACAACGCAACAAGAAAAAGGGAACGACTGGAAAAAGGTGAATTAATAttagtattgttttgtttttatttttagtattttagtGGTTGCTTTTAACAACATTCATTAACTGACTTAAAGAGTATtgaatatttaatgtaattgtagcattgtgtttgtaaagagaaaaaaaacctaGTGAGTTGTGTTTCTTGACTTGTGGATTACCAGTGAAGTGGGCAATCTAGTGCTAATATATATGAGGTCTTTTTTTAAGGATTCTTATTTTGCGACAGCAACAGCAGTCAttataaatgttcattttagCATCACCTGTCTTCCGTTGTCTTATTCTTCACCTTCCACCACACTCTGCATCATCACAGTAACACATCGCAAGTCTGGGGGTGGGcaagtgtgcttgtgtgtgcgtgagtgtgtgtgtgtgtgtgtgtgtgtgtgagagagtcatggagtgtgtatgtgagagcagatgtgtgtttgtcatgAATGTAAGTAACAAACctgtgtgttcatttgtgtgtttgtctatgcAAAACATGCTaattgtgtgtgaatgtgcatgtcTGTCCATCATGAGTGAATGAATGCAtgtttgtttcatgtgtgtgtgtgtgtgtgtgggtgaatgtgtgtgtgtgtgtgtgtgtgtgtgtgtgtgtgtgtgtgtgtgtgtgtgatctggcTCTGTGAGGGTTGGGGTCAGGGTGGGTGTTCTGTCCAGTGTCCACCAAAAGCTAAAACCTGTCAGGCTTCCATACTTCCTGATGGAACCTCCTGACGTTATAGCTGCAAACCCTCATCATGTGATCTGACTCAACTCGACTGTCCATAACCCCCCTCAGTCACCTGACCAACCaaatcaaccaatcactgtCCACCACTACCGCCTCCCCCCTGCGCCATCCTTTGCTGCACACCACGTCAGCCCCATGTGATGTTCTCCATCGATAACATACTACTGTCACACTCtatgctgcagctctgaggagaAATATCGCTCCAGTGCTCCAACCTGAGGTGCGCTTCATTTCGTTTTTCTTTAATTAGCGGTGTTTCCACCTCACAGGTACGAGGTGTTTGTTGAAATAAAGCGCTCCTTACGTTGCTTTAAAGAATGAGAATACCTCAGTGTGTTTGACTCGTAAAGGGCCAGTTCACCCAAATGTAAAcgtgttttatttgttcatgCTTTGAGATATCTGTCTCTAAATGTTCTGACTTCCTCCCCAAAACACTGGAGGTTAAAGGAGTTTAGTTTGTGGTGCTCAAAGCGTTGAAATGTACTCAAAGATCAGTTTACCTGTTTCTGAACCTCAGACCTCACTGACAGCAGTTTCTATTGGCGCTGCAGAAAAATGGCTCCAATACAAACCTTCACTTTGAGCACCAAAACACTGAACTCCTGTTTTGTGCGGGGTGACGGGACTTTTAAAGGAAGATATCACAAAGCAGACGCTATCTGCAAAGATACCTCTAAGAGTTATGTTCCAGTGTGCCACAGTTTGGACGGACTGACCCTTTAATCTGCATCAACTGCACTTGTTCAGTTTTAAAttcatgtatttttctccaGAGCTGCTTATTACATTCTACTGTTCATACTACTGTACGTGCTGCATACTACCTTACCAGGTCAGATTCCACCTTAACCTGTCTCCATGCCAACCACCAAGGAGCCTGTTGCATGGCAACTGGCTTCcaccacaacaaaaacaacctaCCAACCAACCATCTTCCTCAAACGCCGAGGCCACGCCCACCTGACAATGATCGTTCCATAGAAGAAGAggtagaggaagagagagggtaGGAAGAGGTGTAGTTGTGATTCTCAGGGTGTCTTATATTCTTAATATGAATCTACTGTTCAGTCTGTTCTCCGGTCTCTCACTGGTGTCCTGTCGCCCCCCCAACTGAGCCCAAAGACGATCATGTCCTTCCATGAGAAATTCCTTTGATTGACTACTGACCAACCCCTCTCGATCAGCTGATTGATAGTATTGATTGACCAATTCTCTTGAGAGACGCTACACAGCCAGTCAGGTGAACGAAGCGAGGCACTGTAACTAATGTTTACAACCCAAATGAGACCAACAACGCTGTTGAAAGAATGTCTaggacttaaaaaaaagaaagagacaaatcTCTGAAGAGTACTTATTTCTAAATGATGGAACTTTTCGCTTACTTTCTATGTGACATGAggtaatgtaatttttttcaatCATTGCATGTGACTATTTTGATTTGCAATGAAACTGTTAGAATGGATGGTACATTTGTGACGTCAGTGCAACGTTGAGACGCCGATTCTAGGAATCAATGTCGGTGTCTTATAACAGTGTTTTCATGTCGCCGTGAGGAGTGCTTATGGACCAATGAATGCTAAATGTGTGACCATACAAAGCTGTAAaggttttgtttatttgtacatGGTTATGGGTAAAATAAACCATTGAAGCAAAGTAACATCTTTAGTCTTAAGGAGTAAGCCCTCACACATTTGTCTGCAAAGTCAGCGCCAGAGTCGGTGCTTTGATAATGCAGTAGATATTCTGTTACGAGGTAAGTTTCAACAGTCACAGCTAATCCAACATGGCACCTGGTAACGTGCTTCCACGCAGATATGATCAGAGAGTTTCTGAGGGCTTGATTTAGTCGAGTCTACATGTTGCATGTTAGAGAAGGTGAAAAAATCAAGACAATCAGGGTTTGATCCACCTCCACACATCACCGTCCTCCCTGCCCTGACAGGCATCACAATCAAGAAGGGGTGGGGTTCAACTCTCTGACATATCCATCTACCCACAATCCTCCTGTGCACCAGCGTCATCTGATCAACAAACACCTGCACCCTGCATCCACCATGACTCCACAAACCAGCCAACCAATCAGCTCCTGTGACCTCTGGCCAATCGTCTCCGTCCTCTCCATGCCATCGGCTAAGCGGCtagtggctttttttttgcGCTGCTGTTGCAAAGCCCCCTGGGAAAATggagtcacagtttcacagcaTGGTCCGACCAACCTCTTGTCACTCTCCTTCCACACACCTCTCTCCATAAGCCACTAAAGAAGTTCCTCCTCCGGCTTCCAGCAAGAAGGTCACGGCGTGTTGTGGTGTTTGTTTTAGAGGTGCACGATGTTACGCATCAGTCGAGCACGTGCACGGGGTCATCCAGGCAAATAAACAACCAGTCATACAAACTACACATTTACAAGGCTTAAACAAGAAAATATGCTTTGTACACAAGCTGTAATCTTGTTCTGTAAGAGAGGGGGTTTGAcacatttttaactttgttgGAGGCAGAAGTGCCGTGGGAGCAAAAGTACTCTGATGAGTTCAAAGCTGGTTATTTGGAACCGCACTTTTCTGGGTCATAAACACGAGGCTACGCCGAGGCACGAGCACCTTTGAAATCCCATTAAAACGACATAAATGGAATAATAACTAAGAAGAGTTCAGAAGTCACAGAAAGTATAAACAGCTCCTGCAGATCATCGTGTATCatagtttaaaaaacatcatgttaaTGATTTCTCCAATGCATGTAAGCTTTTAGTGTTTTGAAGCAAAACGCTGCAAACAAAGTATGAGATTATTCCCTGTGAGGTCCATATACTGCCACATTTCTGCCTCAATGATTGTCCACACTAATCCTCAGAATCAGGACTTTATCCAAGTGTAGTTATAGAAATATATGCAGTGAGTGATTCTATCCCTGTATTCTTACAGACCGCCCAGAACAACCTGGGAGTTCCTGTGGACCGGGATGCACCGTCACAAACAGAAACTAATCCAGATCTTAGACACATGCCAAaaaccaagagagagagagagagagagagttctgaAGGACTCA
This genomic interval carries:
- the nova2 gene encoding RNA-binding protein Nova-2; this translates as MMAGGAVQQNGIFSNPHHHNQQPHMESDPPDSRKRPLETPTEASSTKRTNTGVAFLQPLFETEGIVFPHQETETHEEGEYFLKVLIPSYAAGSIIGKGGQTIVQLQKETGATIKLSKSKDFYPGTTERVCLIQGTVEALNGVHDFIAEKVREMPQSTQKTEPVSILQPQTTVNPDRVKQAKLIVPNSTAGLIIGKGGATVKAVMEQSGAWVQLSQKPEGINLQERVVTISGEPEQNRKAVEIIVQKIQEDPQSSSCLNISYSNITGPVANSNPTGSPYANSTEVMPAAAAAAAATASSLLGQASLAGVGAFPTTMSSLSGNDLLAITSALNTLASYGYNTNSLGLGLNPAAASGVLAAVAANANPAAAAAANLLASYASDASTSAGHPAAALGGFSLGSLAAATGATNGYLSAASPLVASSLLATEKLAEGAKEVVEIAVPENLVGAILGKGGKTLVEYQELTGARIQISKKGEFIPGTRNRKVTITGSQAATQAAQYLISQRITYEQGVRATNPQKVG